In Plasmodium gaboni strain SY75 chromosome 11, whole genome shotgun sequence, the following proteins share a genomic window:
- a CDS encoding putative U6 snRNA-associated Sm-like protein LSm1, which yields MEHSSMPLWLSNFEEEIDTYIFISSRDNKLYLGILRTYDQHGNVFLTHCVEKIIIPEKNFFSDVYVGNLIIRGDNIAYFGSVDEEKYCKMFDYTLKNDNVEEHDNNIDMNKNKKEYSSNENIILEYKPINHILKFIPENNADSSIFEN from the exons ATGGAGCATTCGTCTATGCCCTTATGGTTAAGTAACTTTGAAGAAGAAATTGACActtacatttttatttcatcacgtgataataaattatatttag GTATATTAAGAACTTATGATCAACATGGTAATGTTTTCTTAACTCACTGTgttgaaaaaataatcattcctgaaaaaaattttttttcagaCGTATATGTTG gaaatttaattattagGGGAGATAATATTGCCTATTTTGGATCTGTagatgaagaaaaatattgtaAAATGTTCGACTAtactttaaaaaatgataatgtTGAAGAacatgataataatattgatatgaataaaaataaaaaagaatattctagcaatgaaaatattattctaGAATATAAACCAattaatcatatattaaaattcATACCAGAAAATAATGCAGATTCGTCTATATTCGAAAATTAA